The sequence below is a genomic window from Oscillospiraceae bacterium.
GTATGTCCTAACTAAGTTTAACACAGCAATTCTGGAAAGGAAACGAAAAAAGTATTAAGTTTCCCTTAAAAGCCGCGTCTCAGCGGCTGGACTGCCGGGGCGCGTCCTCCTCGGTCTTTTTGCCCTGGAAGCACTCCACGTAGTGGTCCATGGCCTGCTGGATGACCTTGACGGCGGCGGCGCGGTCGTTCACGTCCCCGGCCATGGCCTCCTTGCCCTCCAGGGCCTTGTACACCGTGAAGAAGTGGGCCATCTCGTCAAAGATGTGCCCCGGCAGGTCCATCAGGTCGTGGAAGGTGTTGTAGGTGGGGTCGGCGAAGGGGATGGCGATGATCTTCTCGTCGTTCTTGCCCCCGTCCAGCATGGAGATGTAGCCGATGGGGTAGCACTGCACCAGGGTCAGGGGGTCCATGGCCTCGGAGCAGAGCACCAGCACGTCCAGGGGGTCGCCGTCGTCGCCGTAGGTGCGGGGGATGAAGCCGTAGTTGGCGGGGTAGTGGGTGGAGGTGTGGAGCACCCGGTCCAGGATGATAAGGCCGGTCTCCTTGTCCAGCTCGTACTTTTTCTTGCTGCCCTTGGGAATTTCGATGACCGCCACGAAGTCCTCCGGGGTGATGCGCTTGGGGCTGATGTCATGCCAGATATTCGACATTTTATTACTCCTCCTGTTCGCCGCATGCAGATAGATAGTTACATTATAGACGAACCGGTGGAAAATTACAACAATTCCCCTTGACAGATTACACCTACAATTGTATGCTTATGATAAAGACATACATTTGTAGGAGTTGATGACCATGGAACGCCTGTCCCGTCTGCCCGAGGCCGAGCTCACCGTCATGCGGGCGGTGTGGGCCCTGCCCGCCCCCGCCGCCACCGGGGCCGTGCGGGCCCAGCTGGAGCGGGAGCGCCCCTGGAACCTGTCCGCCCTGCAGACCCTGCTCTCCCGGCTGGCCGAGAAGGGCTATCTGGCCTCGGAGATGGCCGGGCGGCAGCGGGCCTGGACCCCCCTGGTGGCCGAGCGGGAGTACCTGGCCTTTGAAAACCGCCCCTTTCTAGGCAAGCGGCCGGGCGCCGCCCTCTCCTCCCTGGTGGCCTCCCTGTACGAGGAAAACGCCATCGGCAGGGACGATCTGGAGGAGCTGCGCGCCTTCCTGGACCGCGCCATCGCAGGAGAGGAGGCCCCCTCATGAGCGCGCTGACCGCCCTGTTCCGCCAGGTGCTGGAGATCTCCCTGGCCCTGTCCGCCCTCATCGCCCTGCTGCTCCTGGCCCGGCCCCTGCTGCAAAAGCGCTACCGGGCCAAATGGGCCTACTGGGCCTGGCTCCTGCTGGCCCTGCGGCTGGCCGTCCCGTTTAACCCGTCCCTGCCCCGGCCCCCGGTGCAGGTGCCGGAAAGCACCACCGCATTTTACTGGCAGGCCGGTACGCGGCAGCCCCTCAAGGTGC
It includes:
- the ppa gene encoding inorganic pyrophosphatase → MSNIWHDISPKRITPEDFVAVIEIPKGSKKKYELDKETGLIILDRVLHTSTHYPANYGFIPRTYGDDGDPLDVLVLCSEAMDPLTLVQCYPIGYISMLDGGKNDEKIIAIPFADPTYNTFHDLMDLPGHIFDEMAHFFTVYKALEGKEAMAGDVNDRAAAVKVIQQAMDHYVECFQGKKTEEDAPRQSSR
- the blaI_2 gene encoding transcriptional regulator codes for the protein MERLSRLPEAELTVMRAVWALPAPAATGAVRAQLERERPWNLSALQTLLSRLAEKGYLASEMAGRQRAWTPLVAEREYLAFENRPFLGKRPGAALSSLVASLYEENAIGRDDLEELRAFLDRAIAGEEAPS